One genomic region from Nymphaea colorata isolate Beijing-Zhang1983 chromosome 10, ASM883128v2, whole genome shotgun sequence encodes:
- the LOC116261888 gene encoding uncharacterized protein C24B11.05 gives MDAVEISVQAKYECLLFDMDDTLYPLSTGLNLACRRNIEEYMINHLNIDEKEVPKMCLELYREHGTTMAGLKALGFEFDNDEFHEYVHGRLPYENLKPDPVLRNLLLSMPQRKIIFTNADKAHAAKVLCKLGLEDCFEGVICFETLNPSNDNHGDSDHFSMTETSVDNIDSDDSSEYETDESVSGGCSHIVCKPSPEAFHAAIRLANVNPKKTIFFDDSVRNIATAKTTGLVTVIVGKEALVPGADFALNSIHNIREAIPEIWECGEEDQMEQVLPLTGVETVVLA, from the exons ATGGACGCCGTTGAGATATCGGTCCAAGCCAAATATGAATGCCTGCTGTTTG ACATGGATGATACGCTGTACCCTCTAAGCACGGGCTTAAACTTGGCTTGTCGAAGGAATATTGAAg AATACATGATTAATCACCTTAACATAGATGAGAAGGAAGTCCCAAAGATGTGCCTCGAACTGTACAGGGAACATGGCACAACAATGGCTGGTCTCAAG GCGTTGGGTTTTGAATTCGACAATGATGAGTTTCATGAATATGTGCATGGCAGACTGCCCTACGAAAATCTTAAGCCAGATCCCGTCTTGAGGAACTTGCTGCTTTCAATGCCTCAACGGAAAATA ATATTCACAAATGCTGACAAAGCCCACGCTGCTAAAGTTCTTTGCAAGCTAGGCCTCGAAGATTGTTTTGAAGGAGTCATTTGCTTTGAAACACTTAATCCCTCAAATGACAATCATGGTGATTCAGATCATTTCTCCATGACTGAAACTAGTGTGGACAATATTGATTCAGACGATTCCTCAGAATATGAGACGGACGAGTCAGTTAGCGGCGGTTGCTCGCACATAGTTTGTAAGCCATCTCCTGAAGCTTTCCATGCTGCTATACGCCTCGCAAACGTCAACCCCAAAAAGACA ATCTTCTTTGATGACAGTGTGCGGAACATAGCGACAGCCAAGACAACTGGTCTCGTTACTGTCATA GTGGGTAAGGAAGCGCTTGTACCAGGTGCGGATTTTGCACTGAACAGCATCCACAACATTCGAGAAGCAATACCAGAGATATGGGAGTGTGGAGAAGAGGATCAGATGGAGCAAGTTCTTCCCCTAACAGGGGTAGAAACAGTAGTCCTTGCATAA
- the LOC116262071 gene encoding flap endonuclease 1-like isoform X3 — translation MPRRQKQCISDVTNAPRGCRTRAVAFLVLYTRRRETSACESSEPFLTHRRVILFLSHFFSIHSSPSAMGIKGLTKLIADNAPKAMKEQKFESYFGRKIAIDASMSIYQFLIVVGRTGAETLTNEAGEVTSHLQGMFSRTIRLLEAGLKPMYVFDGKPPELKKQELAKRFSKRADATDDLAEAIETGVKEDIEKYSKRTVKVTRQHNEDCKRLLRLMGVPVVEAPSEAEAECASFCKSGKVFAVASEDMDSLTFGAPRFLRHLMDPSSKKIPVMEFEVAKILEELNMTMDQFIDLCILCGCDYCESIRGIGGQTALKLIRQHGSIEAILENINRERYQIPENWPYQDARRLFKEPIVSPVEEQEEPKWTAPDEEGLIAFLVNENGFNHDRVTKAIEKIKAAKNKSSQGRLESFFKPVPKDSTPKRKEVPEKNSKEATIKKTKSSGGKKK, via the exons ATGCCTCGGAGGCAAAAGCAG TGCATTTCCGATGTAACAAACGCGCCCCGTGGATGCAGAACTAGGGCTGTTGCGTTCTTGGTTCTATACACACGAAGGCGGGAAACCTCTGCATGTGAAAGCTCCGAACCCTTTCTCACTCACAGGCGCGTCATTCTCTTTTTATCTCACTTCTTCTCGATTCATTCATCCCCTTCTGCCATGGGAATCAAG GGATTAACCAAATTGATAGCTGATAATGCCCCGAAGGCGATGAAAGAGCAGAAGTTCGAGAGCTATTTTGGTCGCAAAATCGCAATCGATGCTAGCATGAGCATCTACCAGTTCCTG ATCGTGGTGGGGAGGACCGGAGCCGAAACACTTACGAACGAAGCAGGTGAAGTAACAAG CCATCTTCAGGGAATGTTTTCTCGGACCATAAGGCTGCTTGAAGCTGGATTGAAGCCAAT GTATGTCTTTGATGGGAAACCACCAGAACTAAAGAAGCAAGAACTTGCAAAAAG GTTCTCCAAAAGAGCAGACGCCACTGACGATTTGGCAGAAGCAATAGAG ACAGGAGTTAAAGAGGATATTGAAAAGTATAGCAAACGGACGGTGAAGGTCACAAGGCAACATAATGAGGATTGCAAAAGACTCTTAAGACTGATGGGTGTCCCAGTTGTGGAG GCTCCATCAGAGGCAGAAGCAGAGTGTGCTTCGTTTTGCAAAAGTGGAAAG GTATTTGCTGTGGCTTCTGAAGATATGGATTCTCTGACTTTTGGTGCACCAAGATTTCTTCGACACTTAATGGACCCGAGTTCAAAGAAGATCCCTGTAATGGAGTTTGAAGTTGCAAAG ATATTGGAGGAGCTGAACATGACCATGGATCAATTTATTGACCTATGCATCTTATGTGGGTGTGACTACTGTGAAAGCATAAGAG GCATTGGTGGACAGACAGCATTAAAACTTATTCGTCAACATGGTTCCATAGAAGCTATATTGGAGAACATAAACAGAGAAAG GTATCAGATACCAGAGAATTGGCCATACCAGGATGCACGCCGTCTTTTCAAGGAACCCATAGTGTCTCCTGTGGAAGAACAAGAGGAGCCTAAGTGGACTGCTCCAGATGAAGAG GGTCTTATAGCATTTCTTGTCAATGAAAATGGTTTCAACCATGATCGTGTAACAAAG GCAATAGAAAAGATCAAAGCGGCCAAGAACAAATCATCCCAGGGCAG ATTGGAGTCCTTCTTCAAGCCTGTTCCTAAAGATTCAACACCCAAAAGAAAG gaaGTACCAGAAAAAAACTCAAAGGAAGCTACGATCAAGAAAACAAAGTCTAGTGGcggaaaaaagaaatag
- the LOC116262071 gene encoding flap endonuclease 1-like isoform X4: MGIKGLTKLIADNAPKAMKEQKFESYFGRKIAIDASMSIYQFLIVVGRTGAETLTNEAGEVTSHLQGMFSRTIRLLEAGLKPMYVFDGKPPELKKQELAKRFSKRADATDDLAEAIETGVKEDIEKYSKRTVKVTRQHNEDCKRLLRLMGVPVVEAPSEAEAECASFCKSGKVFAVASEDMDSLTFGAPRFLRHLMDPSSKKIPVMEFEVAKILEELNMTMDQFIDLCILCGCDYCESIRGIGGQTALKLIRQHGSIEAILENINRERYQIPENWPYQDARRLFKEPIVSPVEEQEEPKWTAPDEEGLIAFLVNENGFNHDRVTKAIEKIKAAKNKSSQGRLESFFKPVPKDSTPKRKGSICKLHSPIQAVGAKMFGLHVCSTSRAKTNGSFYLPMAELSSRHLVLKA; encoded by the exons ATGGGAATCAAG GGATTAACCAAATTGATAGCTGATAATGCCCCGAAGGCGATGAAAGAGCAGAAGTTCGAGAGCTATTTTGGTCGCAAAATCGCAATCGATGCTAGCATGAGCATCTACCAGTTCCTG ATCGTGGTGGGGAGGACCGGAGCCGAAACACTTACGAACGAAGCAGGTGAAGTAACAAG CCATCTTCAGGGAATGTTTTCTCGGACCATAAGGCTGCTTGAAGCTGGATTGAAGCCAAT GTATGTCTTTGATGGGAAACCACCAGAACTAAAGAAGCAAGAACTTGCAAAAAG GTTCTCCAAAAGAGCAGACGCCACTGACGATTTGGCAGAAGCAATAGAG ACAGGAGTTAAAGAGGATATTGAAAAGTATAGCAAACGGACGGTGAAGGTCACAAGGCAACATAATGAGGATTGCAAAAGACTCTTAAGACTGATGGGTGTCCCAGTTGTGGAG GCTCCATCAGAGGCAGAAGCAGAGTGTGCTTCGTTTTGCAAAAGTGGAAAG GTATTTGCTGTGGCTTCTGAAGATATGGATTCTCTGACTTTTGGTGCACCAAGATTTCTTCGACACTTAATGGACCCGAGTTCAAAGAAGATCCCTGTAATGGAGTTTGAAGTTGCAAAG ATATTGGAGGAGCTGAACATGACCATGGATCAATTTATTGACCTATGCATCTTATGTGGGTGTGACTACTGTGAAAGCATAAGAG GCATTGGTGGACAGACAGCATTAAAACTTATTCGTCAACATGGTTCCATAGAAGCTATATTGGAGAACATAAACAGAGAAAG GTATCAGATACCAGAGAATTGGCCATACCAGGATGCACGCCGTCTTTTCAAGGAACCCATAGTGTCTCCTGTGGAAGAACAAGAGGAGCCTAAGTGGACTGCTCCAGATGAAGAG GGTCTTATAGCATTTCTTGTCAATGAAAATGGTTTCAACCATGATCGTGTAACAAAG GCAATAGAAAAGATCAAAGCGGCCAAGAACAAATCATCCCAGGGCAG ATTGGAGTCCTTCTTCAAGCCTGTTCCTAAAGATTCAACACCCAAAAGAAAG GGTTCGATCTGCAAACTTCATTCTCCCATCCAAGCAGTGGGTGCAAAGATGTTTGGACTGCACGTGTGCAGCACATCAAGAGCCAAAACTAATGGAAGCTTCTACCTGCCTATGGCAGAGCTGAGTTCTAGGCACCTGGTTTTAAAGGCCTAA
- the LOC116262071 gene encoding flap endonuclease 1-like isoform X1, translating into MPRRQKQCISDVTNAPRGCRTRAVAFLVLYTRRRETSACESSEPFLTHRRVILFLSHFFSIHSSPSAMGIKGLTKLIADNAPKAMKEQKFESYFGRKIAIDASMSIYQFLIVVGRTGAETLTNEAGEVTSHLQGMFSRTIRLLEAGLKPMYVFDGKPPELKKQELAKRFSKRADATDDLAEAIETGVKEDIEKYSKRTVKVTRQHNEDCKRLLRLMGVPVVEAPSEAEAECASFCKSGKVFAVASEDMDSLTFGAPRFLRHLMDPSSKKIPVMEFEVAKILEELNMTMDQFIDLCILCGCDYCESIRGIGGQTALKLIRQHGSIEAILENINRERYQIPENWPYQDARRLFKEPIVSPVEEQEEPKWTAPDEEGLIAFLVNENGFNHDRVTKAIEKIKAAKNKSSQGRLESFFKPVPKDSTPKRKGSICKLHSPIQAVGAKMFGLHVCSTSRAKTNGSFYLPMAELSSRHLVLKA; encoded by the exons ATGCCTCGGAGGCAAAAGCAG TGCATTTCCGATGTAACAAACGCGCCCCGTGGATGCAGAACTAGGGCTGTTGCGTTCTTGGTTCTATACACACGAAGGCGGGAAACCTCTGCATGTGAAAGCTCCGAACCCTTTCTCACTCACAGGCGCGTCATTCTCTTTTTATCTCACTTCTTCTCGATTCATTCATCCCCTTCTGCCATGGGAATCAAG GGATTAACCAAATTGATAGCTGATAATGCCCCGAAGGCGATGAAAGAGCAGAAGTTCGAGAGCTATTTTGGTCGCAAAATCGCAATCGATGCTAGCATGAGCATCTACCAGTTCCTG ATCGTGGTGGGGAGGACCGGAGCCGAAACACTTACGAACGAAGCAGGTGAAGTAACAAG CCATCTTCAGGGAATGTTTTCTCGGACCATAAGGCTGCTTGAAGCTGGATTGAAGCCAAT GTATGTCTTTGATGGGAAACCACCAGAACTAAAGAAGCAAGAACTTGCAAAAAG GTTCTCCAAAAGAGCAGACGCCACTGACGATTTGGCAGAAGCAATAGAG ACAGGAGTTAAAGAGGATATTGAAAAGTATAGCAAACGGACGGTGAAGGTCACAAGGCAACATAATGAGGATTGCAAAAGACTCTTAAGACTGATGGGTGTCCCAGTTGTGGAG GCTCCATCAGAGGCAGAAGCAGAGTGTGCTTCGTTTTGCAAAAGTGGAAAG GTATTTGCTGTGGCTTCTGAAGATATGGATTCTCTGACTTTTGGTGCACCAAGATTTCTTCGACACTTAATGGACCCGAGTTCAAAGAAGATCCCTGTAATGGAGTTTGAAGTTGCAAAG ATATTGGAGGAGCTGAACATGACCATGGATCAATTTATTGACCTATGCATCTTATGTGGGTGTGACTACTGTGAAAGCATAAGAG GCATTGGTGGACAGACAGCATTAAAACTTATTCGTCAACATGGTTCCATAGAAGCTATATTGGAGAACATAAACAGAGAAAG GTATCAGATACCAGAGAATTGGCCATACCAGGATGCACGCCGTCTTTTCAAGGAACCCATAGTGTCTCCTGTGGAAGAACAAGAGGAGCCTAAGTGGACTGCTCCAGATGAAGAG GGTCTTATAGCATTTCTTGTCAATGAAAATGGTTTCAACCATGATCGTGTAACAAAG GCAATAGAAAAGATCAAAGCGGCCAAGAACAAATCATCCCAGGGCAG ATTGGAGTCCTTCTTCAAGCCTGTTCCTAAAGATTCAACACCCAAAAGAAAG GGTTCGATCTGCAAACTTCATTCTCCCATCCAAGCAGTGGGTGCAAAGATGTTTGGACTGCACGTGTGCAGCACATCAAGAGCCAAAACTAATGGAAGCTTCTACCTGCCTATGGCAGAGCTGAGTTCTAGGCACCTGGTTTTAAAGGCCTAA
- the LOC116262071 gene encoding flap endonuclease 1-like isoform X2, producing the protein MCISDVTNAPRGCRTRAVAFLVLYTRRRETSACESSEPFLTHRRVILFLSHFFSIHSSPSAMGIKGLTKLIADNAPKAMKEQKFESYFGRKIAIDASMSIYQFLIVVGRTGAETLTNEAGEVTSHLQGMFSRTIRLLEAGLKPMYVFDGKPPELKKQELAKRFSKRADATDDLAEAIETGVKEDIEKYSKRTVKVTRQHNEDCKRLLRLMGVPVVEAPSEAEAECASFCKSGKVFAVASEDMDSLTFGAPRFLRHLMDPSSKKIPVMEFEVAKILEELNMTMDQFIDLCILCGCDYCESIRGIGGQTALKLIRQHGSIEAILENINRERYQIPENWPYQDARRLFKEPIVSPVEEQEEPKWTAPDEEGLIAFLVNENGFNHDRVTKAIEKIKAAKNKSSQGRLESFFKPVPKDSTPKRKGSICKLHSPIQAVGAKMFGLHVCSTSRAKTNGSFYLPMAELSSRHLVLKA; encoded by the exons Atg TGCATTTCCGATGTAACAAACGCGCCCCGTGGATGCAGAACTAGGGCTGTTGCGTTCTTGGTTCTATACACACGAAGGCGGGAAACCTCTGCATGTGAAAGCTCCGAACCCTTTCTCACTCACAGGCGCGTCATTCTCTTTTTATCTCACTTCTTCTCGATTCATTCATCCCCTTCTGCCATGGGAATCAAG GGATTAACCAAATTGATAGCTGATAATGCCCCGAAGGCGATGAAAGAGCAGAAGTTCGAGAGCTATTTTGGTCGCAAAATCGCAATCGATGCTAGCATGAGCATCTACCAGTTCCTG ATCGTGGTGGGGAGGACCGGAGCCGAAACACTTACGAACGAAGCAGGTGAAGTAACAAG CCATCTTCAGGGAATGTTTTCTCGGACCATAAGGCTGCTTGAAGCTGGATTGAAGCCAAT GTATGTCTTTGATGGGAAACCACCAGAACTAAAGAAGCAAGAACTTGCAAAAAG GTTCTCCAAAAGAGCAGACGCCACTGACGATTTGGCAGAAGCAATAGAG ACAGGAGTTAAAGAGGATATTGAAAAGTATAGCAAACGGACGGTGAAGGTCACAAGGCAACATAATGAGGATTGCAAAAGACTCTTAAGACTGATGGGTGTCCCAGTTGTGGAG GCTCCATCAGAGGCAGAAGCAGAGTGTGCTTCGTTTTGCAAAAGTGGAAAG GTATTTGCTGTGGCTTCTGAAGATATGGATTCTCTGACTTTTGGTGCACCAAGATTTCTTCGACACTTAATGGACCCGAGTTCAAAGAAGATCCCTGTAATGGAGTTTGAAGTTGCAAAG ATATTGGAGGAGCTGAACATGACCATGGATCAATTTATTGACCTATGCATCTTATGTGGGTGTGACTACTGTGAAAGCATAAGAG GCATTGGTGGACAGACAGCATTAAAACTTATTCGTCAACATGGTTCCATAGAAGCTATATTGGAGAACATAAACAGAGAAAG GTATCAGATACCAGAGAATTGGCCATACCAGGATGCACGCCGTCTTTTCAAGGAACCCATAGTGTCTCCTGTGGAAGAACAAGAGGAGCCTAAGTGGACTGCTCCAGATGAAGAG GGTCTTATAGCATTTCTTGTCAATGAAAATGGTTTCAACCATGATCGTGTAACAAAG GCAATAGAAAAGATCAAAGCGGCCAAGAACAAATCATCCCAGGGCAG ATTGGAGTCCTTCTTCAAGCCTGTTCCTAAAGATTCAACACCCAAAAGAAAG GGTTCGATCTGCAAACTTCATTCTCCCATCCAAGCAGTGGGTGCAAAGATGTTTGGACTGCACGTGTGCAGCACATCAAGAGCCAAAACTAATGGAAGCTTCTACCTGCCTATGGCAGAGCTGAGTTCTAGGCACCTGGTTTTAAAGGCCTAA
- the LOC116262073 gene encoding mannan endo-1,4-beta-mannosidase 4-like — MEGRRSVLLYFIGFLVCFFMGSHAFAPRGFVGTRGNHFVLNGRPFYVNGFNAYWLMYMAADPSTRGKVSSVLQQASRCGMTLARTWAFSDGGYRPLQYSPGVYHEDMFKGLDFVVSEARKYGIHLILSLVNNYNDFGGRRQYVEWARERGQQLNSDDDFYRNPVVKNYYKNHIKAILNRVNSFTGVRYKDDPTIFAWELMNEPRCQSDLSGRTLQGWITEMAGYLKSIDNQHLLEVGLEGFYGESTPSRIQYNPGSYVVGADFITNNQAPGIDFTTIHAYPDQWLPGGSSEQDQLSFIQRWVQSHIEDSNSVLKKPLLFAEFGKSSKMPGFTINKRNTLYQTVYNNIYASARSGGAGAGALFWQMLDQGMDGMRDGYEVIISEDPSIANMITDQSRKLSDIGVMYEKLAADRKIKG, encoded by the exons ATGGAGGGAAGGCGTTCTGTGCTTCTCTATTTTATTGGCTTTCTGGTGTGTTTCTTCATGGGTTCCCATGCTTTTGCTCCAAGAGGTTTTGTAGGAACCAGAGGCAACCATTTTGTCCTCAACGGCAGGCCGTTTTATGTGAATGGTTTCAATGCCTACTGGTTAATGTACATGGCTGCTGATCCTTCAACGAGAGGCAAGGTGAGCTCTGTTCTGCAGCAGGCTTCCAGGTGTGGGATGACTCTTGCTAGAACCTGGGCTTTTAGCGATGGTGGATACAGGCCTTTGCAGTACTCTCCTGGCGTCTACCATGAAGATATGTTCAAG GGCCTGGATTTTGTAGTCTCAGAGGCGAGAAAATATGGCATCCACCTGATCTTGAGCTTAGTGAATAACTACAACGACTTCGGTGGAAGACGACAGTATGTGGAAtgggcaagagagagaggacaacaGTTAAATTCTGATGACGATTTCTACAGAAACCCAGTTGTTAAAAACTACTACAAGAACCATatcaag GCCATTCTTAACAGGGTGAACTCCTTCACTGGCGTAAGATACAAGGACGATCCCACTATCTTTGCATGGGAGCTCATGAATGAACCTCGATGTCAAAGTGACCTCTCTGGCAGAACTCTCCAG GGTTGGATTACGGAAATGGCTGGTTACTTGAAGTCCATCGACAACCAGCATCTGCTAGAAGTGGGCCTGGAAGGTTTCTATGGAGAATCAACGCCTTCAAGGATACAATATAACCCAGGTTCTTATGTAGTTGGCGCAGATTTCATCACCAACAACCAAGCGCCAGGGATTGATTTCACCACAATTCACGCATATCCTGATCAATG GCTGCCAGGAGGCTCAAGTGAACAAGACCAACTATCATTCATTCAAAGATGGGTTCAATCACACATTGAAGACTCAAACAGTGTTCTCAAAAAGCCGCTTCTCTTCGCGGAGTTCGGCAAGTCCTCGAAAATGCCGGGATTCACTATAAATAAGAGGAACACCTTGTACCAAACAGTCTACAACAACATTTATGCCTCGGCTAGAAGTGGCGGCGCCGGCGCCGGCGCACTGTTCTGGCAAATGTTGGATCAGGGGATGGATGGAATGAGAGATGGGTATGAGGTGATAATCAGTGAGGACCCCTCAATTGCAAATATGATCACTGATCAATCACGTAAACTATCAGACATCGGCGTTATGTATGAAAAATTGGCTGCAGATAGAAAAATCAAGGGCTAA
- the LOC116262968 gene encoding mannan endo-1,4-beta-mannosidase 1-like, with amino-acid sequence MLCASDPSLVGKVTDALAQATASGLTVARTWAFSDGGYRPLQYAPGRYDESMFKALDFVVYEAGKHGIKLILSLVNNYKDFGGRPQYVEWAKQSGQKLKSDDDFYTNPVVKSYYKNHVKTVLTRVNTISGLAYKDDPTIFAWELMNEPRCMSDLSGATFQRWVAEMAAYLKSIDSKHLLEIGLEGFYGGSSMPDRKQFNPDGEVGTDFLANNQVPEIDFATIHAYSDQW; translated from the exons ATGCTGTGCGCCTCTGATCCATCTCTGGTAGGCAAAGTCACCGATGCTCTCGCCCAGGCTACTGCATCTGGGTTGACCGTCGCTAGAACTTGGGCTTTCAGTGATGGCGGCTACAGACCTTTGCAGTATGCTCCTGGCCGCTACGATGAATCCATGTTCAAG GCCCTAGATTTTGTGGTGTATGAAGCAGGAAAACATGGGATCAAACTGATCTTGAGCTTGGTGAACAATTACAAAGACTTCGGTGGAAGGCCTCAGTATGTGGAATGGGCGAAGCAGAGCGGACAGAAATTAAAATCGGACGATGATTTCTACACGAACCCTGTCGTAAAAAGCTACTACAAGAACCACGTGAAA ACTGTTCTTACCAGAGTGAATACAATCAGTGGCCTTGCATACAAGGACGATCCCACCATTTTTGCGTGGGAGCTCATGAATGAGCCTCGTTGTATGAGTGATTTAAGTGGCGCCACATTCCAG AGGTGGGTTGCGGAAATGGCTGCTTATTTAAAGAGCATAGACAGCAAACATTTGCTGGAAATCGGCCTTGAGGGTTTCTATGGGGGCTCATCGATGCCTGACAGGAAGCAATTTAATCCTGACGGTGAAGTTGGAACCGATTTCCTTGCCAACAATCAAGTGCCAGAGATCGACTTCGCCACCATTCATGCATATTCAGACCAATGGTAG
- the LOC116262406 gene encoding cation/H(+) antiporter 19-like: MTNLTACPAPMAATSNGIFQDSKPLDYALPLLIVQICLVVVVTRVLALLLKPMRQPRVIAEIIGGILLGPSALGRYTPYLDAVFPKRSLTVLDTLANIGLLYFLFLVGLELDPRSIRRTGKKALGIAIAGITFPFVLGIGASFVLRHTISKGVSGPSFLVFMGVALSITAFPVLARILAELKLLTTDVGRMAMSAAAVNDVAAWILLALAIALSSSGKSPLISLWVLLLGIAFVAFAVAIVRPALGWMARRCADGEPVKEIYICATLTLVLAMGFVTDMIGIHALFGAFIVGLIVPKDGPFAGVLVEKIEDLVSGLFLPLYFVSSGLKTNVATIEGGLSWALLVLVIFTACFGKIIGTFVVSLLCKLPFREAFALGLLMNTKGLVELIVLNIGKDRKVLNDQTFAIFVLMALFTTFITTPLVTAFYKPARKSAPYKHRTIQRKNPESQLRILACLHSVRNVPTIINLIEASRGTRSRRPVGVYAMHLMELSERPSAILMVHKARNNGLPFWNRVRPDADQIVVAFEAYQQLSSVSVRPMTAISDLADIHEDICASAEQKRAAIIILPYHKHQRFDGMLEPGATGFHAVNVKVLENAPCSVGILVDRGLGGTTQVTASEVAHSIAVFFFGGPDDREALAYGIRMAEHPGISLTVVRFLVEVPLLARRGSVRIAVDADERSEDEDFLADCKGKLLSSYSIVYLEKEVTGKADILPVIKEHSRCDLILVGRSARTEALADRTDSPELGPVGSLLASSEFPINASVLVVQQYNRMVNAASSSEDMVDTPRSVAYDSESESVHNNRTK; encoded by the exons ATGACGAACTTGACGGCCTGTCCTGCGCCGATGGCGGCAACGTCGAACGGGATCTTCCAGGACAGCAAGCCGCTTGACTACGCCCTACCGTTGCTCATCGTGCAGATCTGCCTCGTCGTCGTCGTAACCCGCGTCCTCGCTCTCCTCCTCAAGCCGATGCGCCAGCCGCGCGTCATAGCGGAGATCATC GGAGGAATCCTACTGGGGCCTTCGGCACTGGGTCGGTACACGCCGTATCTGGACGCGGTCTTTCCGAAACGAAGCCTCACCGTGCTGGACACTCTTGCGAACATCGGCCTCCTCTATTTCCTTTTCCTGGTAGGCCTCGAGCTCGACCCAAGGTCCATCCGCCGCACGGGCAAGAAGGCGCTCGGCATCGCCATAGCGGGTATCACCTTTCCCTTCGTGCTCGGCATTGGCGCGTCCTTCGTGCTCAGACACACCATCTCCAAGGGAGTGTCCGGTCCGTCCTTCCTCGTCTTCATGGGCGTCGCCCTCTCTATCACTGCCTTCCCTGTGCTCGCCCGCATCCTCGCGGAGCTCAAGCTCCTCACAACCGACGTCGGCCGGATGGCTATGTCGGCCGCGGCCGTCAACGATGTCGCCGCGTGGATTCTCCTCGCCCTTGCCATTGCCCTCTCCAGCTCCGGCAAGTCGCCGCTCATCTCTCTATGGGTTCTCCTCTTGGGGATTGCCTTCGTCGCCTTCGCGGTGGCCATCGTCCGCCCGGCGCTCGGCTGGATGGCTAGGCGTTGCGCCGATGGCGAGCCCGTGAAGGAGATATACATCTGCGCTACCCTTACGCTCGTTCTGGCCATGGGGTTCGTGACGGACATGATTGGAATCCACGCGCTCTTCGGGGCATTCATCGTGGGACTTATCGTGCCCAAGGACGGACCTTTCGCCGGCGTGCTGGTGGAGAAGATCGAGGATCTCGTCTCAGGCCTCTTCTTGCCTCTCTATTTCGTATCAAGTGGCCTAAAGACCAACGTTGCCACCATAGAAGGAGGGCTTTCCTGGGCACTGCTAGTGCTCGTCATTTTCACCGCCTGCTTCGGGAAGATCATTGGCACCTTCGTCGTCTCCTTGCTTTGCAAGCTTCCCTTCCGGGAGGCCTTCGCGCTCGGTCTCCTTATGAACACAAAAGGACTCGTGGAGCTTATCGTCCTCAACATCGGCAAGGATAGAAAG GTATTGAATGATCAGACATTCGCCATTTTCGTGCTGATGGCCCTcttcaccaccttcatcaccACCCCTCTTGTGACCGCCTTCTACAAGCCGGCCCGCAAGTCCGCCCCTTACAAGCACCGCACGATCCAGCGGAAGAACCCCGAGAGCCAGCTGCGCATCCTCGCCTGCCTTCACAGCGTCCGAAACGTCCCCACCATCATAAACCTCATCGAGGCCTCCCGCGGCACCCGCAGCCGCCGCCCCGTCGGCGTCTACGCCATGCACCTCATGGAACTCTCGGAGCGTCCCTCCGCGATCCTCATGGTCCACAAGGCCCGGAACAATGGTCTCCCCTTTTGGAACAGGGTTCGCCCAGACGCTGACCAGATCGTCGTCGCCTTCGAGGCCTACCAGCAGCTCAGCAGCGTCTCTGTCCGCCCCATGACCGCCATCTCTGACCTAGCAGACATCCACGAGGACATCTGCGCCAGCGCCGAGCAGAAACGAGCAGCCATCATCATCCTCCCCTACCACAAGCACCAGCGCTTCGACGGAATGCTCGAGCCCGGGGCCACTGGCTTCCATGCAGTCAATGTAAAGGTCCTAGAAAACGCCCCGTGCTCGGTAGGCATCCTCGTCGACAGGGGCCTCGGCGGCACAACCCAGGTCACCGCGAGCGAAGTTGCCCACTCGATCGCCGTCTTCTTCTTCGGCGGGCCCGACGACAGGGAAGCGTTAGCCTACGGCATCAGGATGGCGGAGCACCCTGGGATCAGTCTGACTGTAGTGCGGTTCCTCGTGGAAGTCCCTCTCCTGGCCCGCCGTGGCAGTGTCCGAATCGCCGTCGACGCCGACGAGCGGTCGGAAGATGAGGACTTCCTGGCCGACTGCAAGGGGAAGCTGCTTTCCTCTTATTCGATCGTCTATTTAGAAAAGGAAGTGACGGGGAAGGCGGACATCTTGCCCGTGATTAAGGAGCATAGCCGGTGCGATCTGATCCTGGTGGGGAGGTCTGCCAGAACGGAGGCGCTCGCTGACCGAACCGACTCGCCGGAGCTGGGGCCAGTGGGATCCCTGCTGGCGTCGTCCGAGTTCCCGATCAACGCGTCCGTGTTGGTGGTGCAGCAGTACAACCGGATGGTCAACGCCGCATCTTCAAGCGAAGACATGGTGGATACACCAAGGTCTGTAGCCTACGATTCCGAGTCGGAATCTGTACATAATAATAGAACGAAGTAA